The Pseudomonadota bacterium nucleotide sequence TCGGCGCTGCTGGTCGGGCGCCAGCCGGTTGAGTTGCTTGCGGAGCTCTCTTTCGATGGCTCGGTTCATTTCAAGGCTCCCCAATGTCTATCGATCGCTACATCGGCGCTAATTCTACAGCGATTCTGGGTACGCGCTCATCCTCGGCGAGCACGGTCAACTCGGTATCGACGTCTTGCGGATCAGGAACTCCCACACGCCCGACTGCTCGCTCATGTGGACCAGCTCATGGCCCGTGCGGGCGCAGAAGGCCTGGAAGTCGAGCGACGCCATGGGATCCGTCGCGAGGATGTGCAGCACCTGCCCCGCGGCCAGCCGGTTCAGCGCGACCTTGCACTTGAGGAGGGGCAGGGGGCAGTTGAGCCCCTTCACGTCCAGGACCGTGGCCGGCGCCGGCTCGTGATCGGGAAAGCCGTGGCGGAGCTCCGACGGAATCATTCGACTCCGAATGGTTCAACCCCGGAATGATAGGGCACGCTGAGCTCGTGCACGGCGTCCACGAGCACCCGCACGTGCTCCGGATCGGTGTCGGGCTCGATGCCGTGGCCGAGGTTGAAGACATGGCCGCTGCCAGCGCCGAAGCTCGCCAGCAGCGTGCTCACCTCGGCCCGGATGCGCTCGGGGGGGGCGTAGAGCGCCAGCGGGTCGAGATTACCCTGTAGCGCGACCTGGTGGCCCACGCGGCGCCGCATGGCCCCGAGGTCCTGGGTCCAGTCGAGTCCCACAGCCTCGCAGCCGGTCGCCGCGATCGGCTCGATCCACCCGCCCCCGCCCTTGGTGAACAGGATCACGGGTGGCGGCGCCGGGGCCGCCTTGACCCCCGCGACCACCTCCGCGAGGTAACGCAGGGAGAACTCCTCATAGGCATGCGTGGACAGCACCCCACCCCAGGTATCGAAGACCATGAGCACCTGGGCGCCGGCCTCGGCCTGGGCCTTGAGATAGGCCGTCACCGCTCGCGCCAGCTTGTCGAGCAGCTCGTGCAGCAGTCGGGGTGCCTCGAATAGGAGCCCCTTCACGCGTCGGAAATCGTGGCCGCTCCCGCCCTCCACCATGTAGGTCGCGAGCGTCCAGGGGCTGCCGGCGAAGCCGATCAGGGGGACGCGGCCAGCGAGCGCCTGGCGACTCAGGCGCACCGCGTCCATGACATAGCGCAGCCGGTCCTCGGGATCGGGGACCCCGAGGGCGCGGATCTCCGCCCCCGAGCGCACCGGGCGCTCGAACCTCGGCCCCACGCCTTCCTGCACGCTCAGTCCCAGCCCCATGGCATCGGGGATCGTCAGGATGTCCGAGAACAGGATGGCCGCATCGAGCGGAAACCGTTGGATGGGCTGCAGGGTCACTTCGCAAGCCAGATCCGGCGTCTTGCAGAGCGTCATGAAGTCCCCGGCCCGGCGTCGCGTCTCCCGGTATTCGGGGAGATAACGCCCGGCCTGGCGCATGAGCCAGATGGGCGTCGCATCGAGCGGCTGGCGCAGGAGCGCATCTATCAGTCGGTCATTCTCGACCCGTGCTATCCGAAACTCCCGCTCCACCATGAGGTCGGATTGCGTGTCGATCGGCATCCCGACAGGGTGCTACCGGGAGCGACCGTTGTAAAGCCCGAGCGGGGACGTCGACGGCGTGCGGGGGCGAGCAGGGAAGCGTCGCGAAATGGGGGCACTGCGTCCTGTGTCCTAGTAGTCAGTCATGTTAAATCGAGGCGATTCGTCACCCCGGCAGGGATTGCCGGGGTCCAGGATGCAGGACAGCACCTACGTCCATGTGCTCTGGATTCCGGCAATCCATGCCGGAATGACGTGCCCGTTTGAATCATCTTGACTGACTACTAGACCCTCTCCCCGGGGGTGGTGTTGACGCGACCGCAATATTCGGCAGAATGTCCGCCCGTCGCCGGCCGGGCGTACCGCGGGGGTGCCTGTCCCGGTCGAGACCCGCGGTGGAGACCCAAGACGGGGCTGCACAACGAATGGTTCTATGGACCAATGGGCTCTATGCACGCTATCGAAGTCCGCCAACTGACCAAGCGCTTCGGCGCCTTGACGGCCGTCAACGGCGTCTCGTTCACCGTCGAGCAAGGGGAGGTCCTGGGGTTCCTGGGGCCGAACGGCGCCGGGAAATCCACGACCATGAAGTTGATCACGGGTTTCCTGGAACCGAGCGGCGGATACGCCAAGGTGTACGGCCATGACGTCGTGGAAGAGCCCATCGAGGCCAAGCGCAGGCTCGGCTATCTCCCCGAGGGCGCGCCGCTGTATGGCGAGATGACGCCGCGCGGCTTCCTGGAGTTCATCGCCGAGGTACGCGGGTTCAAGGGCAGCGAGGCCCAGCGGCGGATCGCCCAAGTGATCGAAAAGGTCCACCTCGAAGGGGTGATGGGGCAGCGCATCGAGACCCTGTCGAAGGGCTACAAGCGCCGCGTCGGGCTTGCCCAGGCGCTCCTGCACGACCCGGAGGTGCTGATCCTGGACGAGCCCACCGACGGCCTGGACCCGAATCAGAAGCACGAGGTGCGGACCCTCATTCATGACATGGCGCGCGACAAGTCCATCATCATCTCGACCCACATCCTCGAGGAGGTCGATGCCGTGTGCACCCGTGTCATGATCATCGGGCGCGGGCGGGTCTTGTTCTCCGGCACCCCGGCCGAGCTCGCGGCGCGCTCCGAGTACCACAACGCGGTGTCACTGGTCGTGCGATCCGGTACCGCGGCGGCGGCCAAGCGGCGCATCCAGGCCTTCGCCGGGGTGGTAAGAGTCGAGGAGGGAGCGGTCACGGACGGCCAGGTGAGCCTGGTGGCGATGCCCCGCGACGGTGCCTCGATCCTCGCCGAGATCGCCGAAGCGGCCCGCGCCGGGCGCTGGGAGATCGATGGCCTCACGGTCGAGGCGGGGCGTCTCGACGAGGTGTTCCGGACCATCACCGCCCATTACCGAGACGATACATTTATACCCGAAGGCCGGGAGGGGCCTCGGGCGGACCTACCATGAACAACACGGTGGTGATCTTGAAGCGCGAGCTGGGGGCGTATTTCGCGACCCCGGTGGCCTATGTCTTCATCGTGATCTTCCTGTTGCTGATGGGGGTGTTCGCGTTCTATCTGGGCGGGTTCTACGAACGCAACCAGGCCGATCTCGATGCCTTCTTCCAGTGGCACCCGTGGCTGTATCTGTTCCTCATTCCGGCGCTGTGCATGCGGCTCTGGGCCGAGGAGCGCAAGACCGGGACGATCGAGTTGCTCATGACCCTGCCGGTGTCGCTCACCGAGGCGGTGC carries:
- a CDS encoding sulfurtransferase TusA family protein; its protein translation is MIPSELRHGFPDHEPAPATVLDVKGLNCPLPLLKCKVALNRLAAGQVLHILATDPMASLDFQAFCARTGHELVHMSEQSGVWEFLIRKTSIPS
- the hemE gene encoding uroporphyrinogen decarboxylase, which encodes MARVENDRLIDALLRQPLDATPIWLMRQAGRYLPEYRETRRRAGDFMTLCKTPDLACEVTLQPIQRFPLDAAILFSDILTIPDAMGLGLSVQEGVGPRFERPVRSGAEIRALGVPDPEDRLRYVMDAVRLSRQALAGRVPLIGFAGSPWTLATYMVEGGSGHDFRRVKGLLFEAPRLLHELLDKLARAVTAYLKAQAEAGAQVLMVFDTWGGVLSTHAYEEFSLRYLAEVVAGVKAAPAPPPVILFTKGGGGWIEPIAATGCEAVGLDWTQDLGAMRRRVGHQVALQGNLDPLALYAPPERIRAEVSTLLASFGAGSGHVFNLGHGIEPDTDPEHVRVLVDAVHELSVPYHSGVEPFGVE
- a CDS encoding ABC transporter ATP-binding protein; the protein is MHAIEVRQLTKRFGALTAVNGVSFTVEQGEVLGFLGPNGAGKSTTMKLITGFLEPSGGYAKVYGHDVVEEPIEAKRRLGYLPEGAPLYGEMTPRGFLEFIAEVRGFKGSEAQRRIAQVIEKVHLEGVMGQRIETLSKGYKRRVGLAQALLHDPEVLILDEPTDGLDPNQKHEVRTLIHDMARDKSIIISTHILEEVDAVCTRVMIIGRGRVLFSGTPAELAARSEYHNAVSLVVRSGTAAAAKRRIQAFAGVVRVEEGAVTDGQVSLVAMPRDGASILAEIAEAARAGRWEIDGLTVEAGRLDEVFRTITAHYRDDTFIPEGREGPRADLP